A single region of the Salipaludibacillus sp. LMS25 genome encodes:
- the dapA gene encoding 4-hydroxy-tetrahydrodipicolinate synthase — protein sequence MTLGNVLTAMVTPFDFKGNIDFKKMNRLMDYLIENGTEGVIVGGTTGESATLSMEEKSALYEHAVKAAAGRIPVIAGTGMNDTYATAELTVKAEKLGVDGIMLVSPYYNKPSQRGLYEHFKTIAEKTSLPVMLYNIPGRCVVNLLPETVVALSKIHNITSIKEASGDLDQMTTIISETPKDFQVFSGDDSLTLPSMAIGADGIVSVSSHIVGNDMQQMIKALKSGDMVTASTIHQKLLPVMKSLFIAPNPSPVKTALQIKGLDVGGVRLPLLPVTPEERLVIQHALS from the coding sequence ATGACATTGGGTAATGTCTTAACAGCAATGGTAACGCCTTTTGACTTTAAAGGAAATATTGATTTCAAAAAGATGAACCGCTTGATGGATTATTTAATTGAAAATGGAACAGAGGGCGTTATTGTTGGCGGGACAACCGGAGAATCAGCAACACTTAGCATGGAAGAAAAGTCTGCATTATACGAGCATGCTGTTAAAGCAGCTGCTGGAAGGATTCCAGTCATTGCTGGAACAGGGATGAACGACACCTATGCCACAGCAGAATTAACAGTAAAAGCAGAAAAATTAGGGGTAGATGGTATTATGCTTGTCTCCCCGTATTATAATAAACCTTCTCAACGAGGGTTATATGAGCATTTTAAAACAATAGCGGAAAAAACGTCCCTGCCAGTTATGTTATACAACATTCCAGGACGGTGTGTCGTTAACTTGCTTCCTGAAACGGTGGTGGCTCTGTCGAAAATCCACAATATAACATCTATAAAAGAAGCTAGTGGGGATCTCGATCAGATGACTACGATTATTTCTGAAACGCCAAAAGATTTTCAAGTCTTTAGCGGAGACGATAGCTTAACATTACCTTCGATGGCTATTGGAGCTGACGGTATTGTATCTGTTTCAAGCCATATTGTTGGAAATGACATGCAGCAAATGATAAAAGCGCTTAAATCCGGTGACATGGTAACAGCTTCTACTATTCATCAAAAATTATTACCTGTTATGAAAAGTTTATTTATTGCACCTAACCCATCACCAGTAAAAACAGCACTGCAAATTAAAGGACTTGATGTAGGAGGCGTCCGTCTTCCTTTGCTTCCTGTCACACCAGAAGAACGGCTCGTTATCCAACATGCATTGTCTTAA
- the dapG gene encoding aspartate kinase has protein sequence MKIVVQKFGGTSLKNDKIRDKCSEHVIGAVRDGYKVVVVVSAMGRSGDPYATDTLLDLVGGVTTSVSKREQDLLLSCGETISSVVFSSLLQQKGLSSLAMTGAQAGFRTTEEYTNAKITDIKTDRLLAAIETNDVIVVTGFQGETVTGTTATLGRGGSDTSATALGAALKAEVVDIFTDVAGVMTADPRIVKTAKPIDVVTYNEICNMAYQGAKVIHPRAVEVAMQAKVPIRIRSASEEGVGTLITTSTSSSPGKDIEERPITGIAHVKEVSQIKVAASEGEYDLQAKVFKAMATANISVDFINIHPFGVAYTVPEHLTDRAVNVLNSLNLQPEVQKNCAKVSAVGAGMTGVPGIASKIVGALTDRHIQILQSADSHTTIWVLVHEKDMVEAVNALHDMFLQDLDER, from the coding sequence ATGAAAATTGTTGTACAGAAATTTGGCGGTACATCACTAAAAAATGATAAAATACGTGATAAATGCAGTGAACACGTGATAGGTGCTGTAAGAGATGGGTATAAAGTGGTCGTGGTCGTCTCTGCAATGGGAAGATCTGGTGATCCTTACGCGACTGATACCCTATTAGATTTAGTTGGCGGCGTCACTACTTCTGTATCCAAAAGAGAACAGGATTTATTATTATCGTGTGGTGAAACAATTTCTTCTGTTGTGTTTTCATCTCTCCTCCAACAAAAGGGACTTTCGTCACTTGCTATGACTGGGGCTCAAGCAGGATTTAGAACAACAGAGGAATATACGAACGCGAAGATAACAGATATAAAAACAGATCGGCTTTTAGCAGCAATTGAAACGAACGATGTGATTGTCGTTACAGGATTTCAAGGTGAAACTGTAACAGGGACCACGGCAACACTTGGTAGAGGTGGATCAGATACATCTGCTACTGCTTTAGGTGCCGCTTTAAAGGCAGAGGTTGTGGATATTTTCACGGATGTAGCTGGGGTCATGACCGCGGATCCACGAATTGTTAAGACAGCAAAGCCGATTGACGTTGTTACGTATAATGAAATTTGTAATATGGCTTATCAAGGAGCTAAAGTCATTCATCCTCGGGCAGTGGAAGTGGCTATGCAGGCGAAAGTCCCAATTAGAATTAGGTCAGCTTCTGAAGAAGGAGTGGGGACGTTAATCACAACCAGTACCTCTTCAAGTCCGGGGAAAGATATAGAGGAGCGTCCCATTACAGGTATTGCTCATGTCAAAGAAGTTTCACAAATAAAAGTGGCTGCTAGTGAAGGAGAATATGACCTTCAGGCGAAAGTATTTAAAGCGATGGCTACAGCTAATATTTCTGTGGACTTTATTAATATTCATCCATTCGGCGTGGCTTATACGGTTCCAGAGCACCTTACAGATCGTGCAGTTAACGTTTTGAACAGCTTAAACTTACAACCTGAAGTGCAAAAGAACTGTGCGAAAGTATCAGCTGTTGGTGCTGGTATGACTGGAGTGCCAGGGATAGCTTCTAAAATCGTAGGAGCACTTACAGACCGCCATATCCAAATATTACAGTCGGCTGATTCACATACAACCATTTGGGTACTTGTACATGAGAAAGATATGGTCGAGGCTGTAAATGCACTTCACGACATGTTTTTACAAGATCTTGACGAAAGATAA
- the asd gene encoding aspartate-semialdehyde dehydrogenase: MTRQTFNVAIVGATGAVGEQMIRTLEKLDFPVDTLLLLSSKRSAGKQLTFKGEQLTVQEAKPESFEGIQLALFSAGGSVSKALAPEAVKRGAIVVDNTSAFRMDEDVPLIVPEVNTQALKRHKGIISNPNCSTIQMVAALEPVRKAFGLKRIVVSTYQAVSGAGVDAIDEMYEQSRQILNDESIDPQILPVSGDKKHYQIAFNAVPQIDVFQENGFTFEEMKMINETKKIMEDESLQVAATCVRLPVETGHSESVYIEVEKDGLNVEGIWKLLNEAEGVTLQDDPQNQIYPLASESKGRDDVFVGRIRQDLDQPKGFHMWIVADNLLKGAALNSVQIAFSLIKLGLLK; encoded by the coding sequence ATGACACGGCAAACATTTAATGTTGCTATTGTAGGTGCAACAGGTGCGGTAGGTGAACAAATGATCCGGACACTTGAAAAACTCGATTTTCCGGTTGACACTCTCTTATTGCTCTCTTCAAAAAGATCAGCAGGTAAGCAATTAACATTCAAAGGTGAACAACTAACCGTTCAAGAGGCAAAGCCCGAATCGTTTGAAGGGATTCAACTGGCGTTATTTAGTGCAGGAGGATCTGTTTCAAAAGCGCTGGCTCCAGAAGCAGTGAAACGTGGCGCCATCGTTGTAGATAATACGAGTGCCTTTAGAATGGATGAAGACGTTCCCTTAATCGTCCCTGAAGTGAACACACAAGCTTTAAAGCGCCATAAAGGGATAATTAGTAATCCTAATTGTTCTACTATTCAAATGGTTGCGGCTCTAGAACCAGTTCGTAAAGCTTTCGGACTAAAACGGATTGTGGTGTCTACATACCAAGCTGTTTCAGGAGCAGGTGTGGATGCCATTGATGAAATGTATGAACAATCTAGGCAAATATTGAATGACGAGAGCATCGACCCACAAATACTGCCTGTTTCAGGAGATAAGAAGCATTATCAAATTGCATTTAATGCCGTACCACAAATCGATGTTTTCCAAGAGAACGGGTTTACGTTCGAAGAAATGAAAATGATCAATGAAACGAAGAAGATAATGGAAGATGAGTCGCTGCAGGTTGCGGCCACATGTGTTCGTCTTCCTGTGGAAACCGGACATTCAGAATCGGTCTATATTGAGGTAGAAAAAGACGGTTTAAACGTAGAAGGAATTTGGAAACTATTAAACGAAGCTGAAGGCGTCACATTACAAGATGACCCTCAGAACCAAATTTATCCACTAGCGTCTGAAAGTAAAGGGAGAGACGATGTGTTTGTAGGCAGAATTCGTCAAGATCTCGACCAACCTAAAGGCTTTCATATGTGGATTGTGGCAGATAACTTATTAAAAGGTGCTGCCTTAAATTCAGTCCAAATTGCTTTTTCTTTAATTAAATTAGGTTTGTTAAAATAG
- a CDS encoding dipicolinate synthase subunit B — protein sequence MSLKGKHIGFGLTGSHCTYDEVIPEIENLVSLGAKVTPFVSYTVQTTDSKFGKSDDWIKKIKDITREPLVDTIVKAEPFGPKTPLDCMVIAPLTGNSTSKLANALTDTPVLMGAKATMRTGRPIVLAVSTNDALGLNGVNIMTLMAAKNIYFVPLGQDHPYKKPHSLVADMSKIPKTVENAIEGKQVQPVFIERYKN from the coding sequence ATGTCTTTAAAAGGCAAGCATATCGGTTTTGGCTTAACAGGTTCTCATTGTACGTATGATGAAGTCATCCCCGAAATAGAAAACCTTGTTTCATTAGGAGCGAAAGTCACACCTTTTGTTTCTTATACAGTACAAACGACCGACTCGAAATTTGGAAAAAGTGATGATTGGATAAAAAAAATTAAAGATATTACACGAGAACCACTCGTGGATACTATTGTAAAGGCAGAGCCTTTTGGACCCAAGACCCCTTTAGATTGTATGGTTATAGCGCCATTAACAGGGAATTCCACAAGCAAATTAGCCAATGCCTTAACAGATACACCTGTTTTAATGGGGGCAAAAGCAACAATGAGAACTGGCAGACCGATTGTTCTTGCAGTCTCGACAAATGATGCACTGGGGTTAAATGGTGTTAATATTATGACGCTCATGGCTGCTAAAAATATTTATTTTGTCCCACTGGGGCAAGATCACCCTTACAAAAAACCCCATTCACTCGTAGCGGATATGAGTAAAATACCAAAAACGGTAGAAAATGCTATCGAAGGGAAGCAAGTTCAGCCTGTTTTTATAGAAAGATATAAAAATTAA
- the dpaA gene encoding dipicolinic acid synthetase subunit A: protein MLTGMQVAIIGGDLRQIEVIRKLSTLDTSLYLIGFDQLDDGFLGVENKTFETVNTDQLDAVILPVNGVNHNGEADTVFSGQSQVLEEHWLAQTPEHLKIYTGIASKTLKNIAQKTEKSLVELMNRDDLAIYNSIPTAEGAVMLVIQHTNTTIHRSNVLVTGFGRVGQTIARTFANLGAHVSVAAKERDLLARIYEMNLTPIPLDNLSDAVAEADVVINTIPAHVLTSTIIAKMQNHVLILDIASKPGGTDFNFANKRGIHAILTPGLPGLVAPKTAGIQLAELLSTLLEKQWNDQKGGRH, encoded by the coding sequence TTGTTAACTGGCATGCAGGTAGCTATTATTGGAGGAGATTTAAGGCAGATCGAAGTTATACGTAAGTTATCTACTTTAGATACTTCTCTTTATTTAATTGGGTTTGATCAGCTTGATGACGGATTTCTTGGCGTGGAAAACAAAACGTTCGAAACGGTTAATACCGATCAATTGGACGCAGTCATCTTGCCTGTGAATGGTGTGAATCACAATGGTGAAGCGGATACTGTATTTTCAGGGCAATCTCAGGTTTTAGAAGAACATTGGCTTGCACAAACACCGGAGCATTTAAAAATTTACACTGGCATTGCCAGCAAAACATTAAAAAATATTGCTCAAAAAACAGAAAAATCCCTCGTTGAATTAATGAACAGGGATGATTTAGCTATTTATAACTCTATTCCTACTGCAGAAGGAGCGGTTATGCTAGTGATTCAGCATACAAATACGACGATTCACCGTTCCAACGTTTTAGTTACTGGCTTTGGGCGAGTAGGTCAAACGATCGCGAGAACTTTTGCTAATTTGGGAGCACATGTCTCGGTAGCTGCAAAGGAAAGAGATCTTTTAGCTAGAATTTACGAAATGAACTTAACCCCGATTCCTTTAGACAACTTAAGTGATGCGGTAGCAGAGGCAGATGTTGTCATCAATACGATCCCTGCCCACGTTCTAACGTCTACAATCATCGCAAAAATGCAAAATCACGTCCTTATTCTTGATATTGCCTCTAAACCTGGAGGAACGGATTTTAATTTTGCTAACAAAAGAGGGATTCACGCAATCTTAACACCTGGTTTACCTGGTCTAGTTGCTCCGAAAACGGCAGGTATTCAGCTTGCAGAATTATTATCTACGTTACTTGAGAAACAATGGAATGATCAGAAAGGAGGCCGTCATTAA
- a CDS encoding YlmC/YmxH family sporulation protein, which translates to MRLSEISQKEIIDYQKGERLGVLGQTDLMIDEKTGHIEAFVIPTLKWFGLGKREKEVTVYWKQIKKIGADMIIIEVK; encoded by the coding sequence ATGAGATTAAGTGAAATAAGTCAGAAGGAAATCATTGACTATCAAAAAGGTGAAAGACTAGGGGTTTTAGGCCAAACAGACCTTATGATTGATGAAAAAACGGGTCATATCGAAGCTTTTGTCATTCCAACATTAAAATGGTTTGGATTAGGTAAAAGAGAAAAAGAAGTCACTGTCTATTGGAAACAAATTAAAAAAATTGGTGCCGATATGATTATTATAGAAGTTAAATGA
- a CDS encoding pitrilysin family protein, with protein MIRRYKSKNGVRIVFEPIETVRSVAVGIWVGTGSRFEKKEENGMSHFIEHMFFKGTKSRSAHEIAESFDSIGGHVNALTSKEYTCYYAKVLDTHAKYAVDVLADMYFNSTFEKHELEKEKGVVLEEIKMYEDTPDDLVHDLLSKASYGEHPLGYPILGTEKTLGSFSSDDLFSYMKQYYHANNVVISICGNVDESFVSYVEDLFSSLPGTALPDVKLEKPAFLPDKIVRQKETEQAHLCLGFDGYALDDDKIYSLILMNNALGGSMSSRLFQEIRENRGLAYSVFSYHSAYKDSGLLTVYAGSAPEQLERTFDVMVETIAKVAENGLTDKELKNGKEQLKGGLMLGLESTNSRMSRNGKNELLLDKHRSLDDITNAIDNVTMADIKATSKDILSKEYSLTLITPDGKLPLSIH; from the coding sequence GTGATTAGACGTTATAAAAGCAAAAATGGCGTAAGAATTGTCTTTGAACCGATAGAAACAGTTAGATCAGTTGCTGTAGGCATATGGGTAGGGACAGGTTCACGTTTTGAAAAAAAAGAAGAGAATGGGATGTCACATTTTATTGAGCACATGTTTTTTAAAGGAACCAAATCACGTTCAGCTCACGAGATTGCCGAATCTTTTGATTCAATTGGAGGACACGTGAATGCCCTTACCTCGAAAGAATATACGTGCTATTATGCAAAAGTGTTAGACACACACGCTAAGTATGCGGTAGATGTGTTAGCAGATATGTACTTCAATTCCACGTTCGAAAAGCATGAGTTGGAAAAAGAAAAAGGGGTCGTATTAGAAGAAATTAAAATGTATGAAGATACGCCAGATGATCTCGTTCATGATTTACTTAGTAAAGCCAGCTACGGTGAACATCCACTGGGATATCCTATTCTTGGAACGGAGAAAACATTAGGTTCATTCTCATCAGATGATTTGTTTTCATATATGAAACAATATTATCATGCAAACAATGTTGTCATTTCCATATGTGGGAACGTCGATGAGTCATTCGTATCGTATGTGGAGGATTTATTTTCCTCCCTTCCAGGAACAGCACTTCCTGATGTGAAGCTAGAAAAACCAGCGTTTCTACCAGATAAAATTGTACGTCAAAAAGAAACTGAGCAGGCCCATCTATGTTTAGGATTTGATGGATACGCGCTAGATGATGACAAAATTTATTCCCTCATTTTAATGAACAATGCGTTAGGTGGAAGTATGAGTAGTAGATTGTTCCAGGAAATTAGAGAAAATAGGGGACTAGCTTATTCGGTTTTCTCCTATCACTCTGCTTATAAAGATTCTGGACTGCTGACAGTTTACGCTGGTTCAGCCCCGGAGCAGTTGGAACGCACATTCGATGTGATGGTGGAGACGATCGCAAAAGTGGCCGAGAATGGCTTGACTGATAAAGAACTGAAAAATGGTAAAGAACAATTAAAAGGTGGTTTAATGCTTGGCTTAGAAAGTACGAACAGTCGAATGAGTCGAAATGGTAAAAATGAATTACTCCTTGACAAACATCGTTCATTAGATGATATTACGAATGCCATTGATAATGTCACAATGGCTGATATTAAAGCGACGAGTAAAGATATTCTCTCTAAGGAGTATTCCTTAACACTTATAACACCGGACGGGAAATTGCCTCTCTCTATACATTAA
- a CDS encoding polysaccharide deacetylase family protein, which produces MLKKVAIQLGTFFFLLIVTLSHIQNPVTGGYIEELRGQAEQVMKEESPLYMEILRVKQDYVDPPIDARIDPVWKAIPGYNGREVDVQKSYENMKERGDFQEEDLIFKETEPAVTLKDLPPSPIYRGNPNKPMVGFMVNVAWGNDHLPDILKTFKENDVKATFFLDGSWVKNNSNLAMMIKEEGHEIGNHAYSHPDMKRLARESIRDEIMRTNDVINAALSEKPVWFAPPSGSFREDVVTIASELNMYTILWTVDTVDWKNPSSTQMTQRVVNHAEPGSLILMHPTASSANGLEAMIDGIKKKNLQIGKLSEVLSEKRLSDS; this is translated from the coding sequence ATGTTAAAGAAAGTGGCGATTCAATTAGGAACCTTCTTTTTTCTGCTAATTGTAACATTGTCTCATATACAAAACCCTGTCACTGGTGGATATATTGAGGAATTAAGAGGACAAGCAGAACAAGTGATGAAAGAAGAAAGTCCTCTTTATATGGAAATACTTCGAGTGAAACAGGATTATGTTGATCCTCCGATCGATGCACGCATCGATCCTGTTTGGAAAGCAATTCCTGGTTACAATGGACGAGAAGTGGACGTGCAAAAATCTTATGAAAACATGAAAGAACGGGGAGACTTTCAAGAAGAGGATCTCATTTTTAAAGAAACTGAACCAGCGGTAACGCTTAAAGATCTTCCACCATCCCCCATTTATCGCGGCAACCCTAACAAACCAATGGTTGGTTTCATGGTTAATGTCGCTTGGGGAAACGACCATTTACCAGACATATTAAAGACGTTTAAAGAAAATGATGTAAAGGCAACCTTCTTTTTGGATGGTTCATGGGTGAAAAATAACTCGAATCTTGCTATGATGATAAAGGAAGAAGGACATGAAATAGGAAATCATGCTTATTCACATCCAGATATGAAAAGGTTAGCTCGAGAAAGTATCCGTGATGAGATAATGAGGACGAATGACGTCATTAACGCCGCTCTTAGTGAGAAGCCGGTTTGGTTCGCCCCGCCGAGTGGAAGCTTTCGTGAAGACGTGGTCACTATTGCTAGTGAATTAAACATGTATACGATATTGTGGACTGTTGATACGGTTGATTGGAAAAACCCATCATCAACCCAAATGACACAGCGTGTCGTTAATCATGCAGAACCTGGCTCACTCATCCTGATGCATCCCACAGCCTCTTCAGCCAATGGACTAGAAGCCATGATAGACGGCATTAAAAAAAAGAACTTACAAATTGGAAAGCTATCAGAGGTCCTAAGTGAAAAGCGACTCTCTGATTCATGA
- the pnp gene encoding polyribonucleotide nucleotidyltransferase: MNQEKKTFSMEWAGRTLTVEVGQLAKQANGAVLVRYGDTSVLSTATASKEPKDLPFFPLTVNYEERLYSAGKIPGGFIKREGRPSDHAVLTSRLIDRPVRPLFPDGFRNDVQVISMVMSNDQNCSPEMAAMVGSSLALSISDIPFAGPIAGVTIGRVDGNFIINPKTDEMDNSDINLIVAGTKDAINMVEAGANEVPEEVMLDAIMFGHEEIKRLVAFQEDIVAKVGKVKMDVQLLTIDEELATEIREKAESKLIKAATVVEKGERETAIKEVYNEILEDYTDEENDRTKDARDVLDKLLKETVRKLITKENIRPDGRKGNEIRPLASEIDILQRTHGSGLFTRGQTQALSVCTLGALGDVQVLDGLGIEESKRFMHHYNFPSFSVGETGPIRGPGRREIGHGALGERALEKVMPSEQEFPYTIRLVSEVLESNGSTSQASICASTLAMMAAGVPIKSPVAGIAMGLVKHEDDVVVLTDIQGMEDALGDMDFKVAGTSKGVTALQMDIKIEGIDKAVLEEALSQAREGRLQILDNMLSAIPEPRTELSAYAPKILTMKIHPDKIRDVIGPSGKMINQIIDDTGVKIDIEQDGTVYISSTDQQMNNKAKQIIEDLVREVEVGQTYLGKVKRIEKFGAFVEIFKGKDGLVHISQLANERVAKVEDVVSLGDEVLVKVTEIDNQGRVNLSRKAVLAEQKES, from the coding sequence ATGAATCAAGAAAAGAAAACTTTTTCGATGGAATGGGCCGGTCGTACATTAACGGTTGAAGTTGGTCAGCTTGCTAAACAAGCTAACGGGGCGGTTCTCGTACGTTACGGTGATACATCGGTATTATCTACGGCCACTGCTTCAAAGGAGCCAAAGGACTTACCCTTTTTCCCTTTAACAGTCAATTATGAAGAGAGGCTGTACTCAGCAGGTAAAATACCAGGAGGATTTATTAAGCGTGAAGGGCGTCCAAGTGACCATGCTGTTTTAACAAGCAGACTCATTGACAGACCCGTACGCCCGTTGTTTCCAGATGGCTTCCGTAACGATGTCCAAGTTATTAGTATGGTCATGAGTAATGATCAAAATTGTTCACCTGAGATGGCTGCTATGGTAGGGTCTTCTCTTGCTCTATCCATTTCAGATATTCCTTTTGCAGGACCTATTGCTGGTGTGACAATCGGTAGGGTTGACGGCAACTTTATTATCAATCCTAAAACAGACGAAATGGATAACAGTGATATTAATTTAATCGTTGCTGGTACGAAAGATGCTATAAACATGGTTGAAGCAGGTGCGAATGAGGTACCTGAAGAAGTCATGCTTGATGCTATCATGTTTGGCCATGAAGAGATTAAACGACTCGTTGCTTTTCAAGAAGATATCGTCGCTAAAGTCGGTAAAGTGAAAATGGACGTGCAGCTCCTTACCATTGATGAAGAGCTGGCAACAGAAATTCGAGAAAAAGCAGAAAGCAAACTCATTAAAGCAGCTACTGTTGTTGAAAAAGGTGAGCGTGAGACTGCTATTAAAGAAGTGTATAATGAAATATTGGAAGATTACACTGACGAAGAAAATGACAGAACGAAAGATGCACGAGACGTTTTGGACAAGTTGTTAAAAGAAACTGTTAGAAAACTTATAACTAAAGAAAATATTCGACCTGATGGAAGAAAAGGAAACGAAATTAGACCTTTAGCTTCTGAAATTGATATCCTTCAAAGAACTCACGGTTCTGGTTTATTTACTCGCGGACAAACTCAAGCTCTAAGCGTATGTACATTAGGGGCTTTAGGTGATGTGCAAGTTCTTGACGGACTAGGGATCGAAGAATCAAAGCGTTTTATGCACCATTATAATTTTCCATCCTTTAGTGTAGGGGAAACGGGACCGATTAGAGGACCTGGACGCCGTGAAATTGGACACGGAGCCTTAGGGGAGAGAGCTCTTGAGAAAGTGATGCCTTCTGAGCAGGAGTTCCCTTATACGATCCGTCTCGTCTCTGAAGTTTTAGAATCCAATGGTTCTACTTCTCAAGCAAGTATTTGCGCAAGTACTCTAGCTATGATGGCAGCTGGTGTTCCAATTAAATCTCCGGTAGCCGGAATTGCTATGGGCTTAGTAAAGCACGAAGATGATGTTGTTGTCCTGACGGATATTCAAGGAATGGAAGATGCTCTAGGTGATATGGACTTTAAAGTTGCCGGAACATCAAAAGGGGTCACAGCCCTTCAAATGGATATTAAGATAGAAGGAATAGATAAAGCGGTCCTTGAAGAAGCCTTATCACAAGCAAGAGAAGGGCGTCTGCAAATTCTTGATAACATGCTCTCAGCCATTCCAGAACCAAGAACGGAATTGAGTGCTTATGCACCGAAGATTCTAACGATGAAAATTCATCCAGATAAAATACGTGATGTTATTGGACCGAGTGGTAAAATGATTAATCAAATAATCGATGACACTGGCGTGAAAATTGATATTGAACAAGATGGGACGGTCTATATCTCATCAACCGATCAACAAATGAACAACAAAGCAAAACAAATCATTGAAGACCTTGTTCGAGAAGTTGAAGTGGGTCAAACTTACCTTGGAAAAGTAAAGCGGATTGAAAAATTCGGGGCCTTTGTGGAAATTTTCAAAGGAAAAGACGGTCTGGTTCATATTTCACAACTAGCGAATGAACGTGTAGCTAAAGTTGAAGATGTCGTATCACTTGGTGACGAAGTCCTTGTTAAGGTAACGGAGATTGATAACCAAGGCCGTGTTAATTTATCACGAAAAGCTGTTTTAGCTGAACAGAAAGAATCATAA
- the rpsO gene encoding 30S ribosomal protein S15 encodes MALTQERKNEIIDQFKTHENDTGSPEVQVAILTEQITTLNDHLRTHKKDHHSRRGLLKMVGQRRNLLTYLRNKDVTRYRQLVDKLGLRR; translated from the coding sequence ATGGCATTAACTCAAGAACGCAAAAACGAAATTATTGACCAATTTAAAACTCACGAGAATGATACTGGTTCTCCTGAAGTACAAGTGGCTATCCTTACAGAGCAAATCACTACGCTGAATGATCACTTACGTACTCATAAAAAAGATCATCATTCACGTCGCGGTCTGTTAAAAATGGTCGGTCAACGTCGTAACCTGCTTACGTACTTGCGTAATAAAGACGTTACTCGTTACCGTCAACTCGTCGATAAGCTTGGCCTTCGTCGATAA
- a CDS encoding bifunctional riboflavin kinase/FAD synthetase: MRVEYIKHPHPPMDLPPTVMALGFFDGVHRGHQQVINTAKQEAKTRQLQSAVMTFYPHPKEVLRKQKGNINYLSPIDEKIMLLEKTGIDILLVVSFDARFSELSPQQFVDTYLIDLNVKHVVAGFDYSYGRLGKGTMETFPFHARHLLSHTTVPKLSEDNEKISSTVIREALDTGNMSKVNDYLGRVYAVEGVVEHGEKRGREIGFPTANMNPDANKELPAIGVYIVTVIVDGTTFEGVCNIGFNPTFNNGKGKRTIEAHLFHFTKAIYGKKIKVAFLKRIRSEKAFNGVEELKERIQKDIDIARHYFST, translated from the coding sequence TTGAGAGTAGAATATATAAAACATCCCCACCCCCCAATGGATTTACCTCCTACAGTGATGGCATTAGGCTTTTTTGATGGCGTTCATCGGGGGCATCAACAAGTCATCAATACAGCGAAGCAGGAGGCGAAAACACGTCAACTTCAATCAGCCGTGATGACTTTTTATCCGCACCCTAAAGAAGTACTTAGAAAACAGAAGGGCAATATAAACTATCTTTCTCCCATAGATGAAAAGATAATGTTATTAGAAAAGACAGGTATAGATATCTTGCTAGTAGTATCGTTCGATGCCCGCTTTTCTGAGTTGTCGCCCCAGCAATTTGTGGATACTTATTTAATTGACTTAAACGTCAAGCACGTTGTGGCAGGTTTCGATTATTCTTACGGACGATTAGGAAAAGGGACGATGGAAACGTTCCCCTTTCATGCTCGCCACTTATTGTCCCATACGACTGTTCCGAAGCTATCTGAAGATAACGAAAAAATCAGCTCCACCGTAATTCGTGAAGCCCTAGATACAGGAAATATGTCCAAAGTGAACGACTATTTAGGAAGAGTATACGCTGTAGAGGGAGTCGTAGAACATGGAGAAAAAAGAGGCAGAGAGATCGGCTTCCCTACAGCAAATATGAACCCTGACGCTAATAAAGAACTACCAGCCATAGGGGTCTATATTGTGACAGTCATTGTTGATGGGACCACATTTGAAGGCGTGTGTAATATTGGGTTTAATCCAACCTTTAATAACGGAAAAGGAAAGCGAACAATTGAAGCGCACCTTTTTCACTTCACAAAAGCGATTTATGGAAAAAAAATTAAAGTGGCTTTTCTTAAGCGGATTCGAAGTGAAAAGGCGTTTAATGGCGTGGAGGAGCTAAAGGAAAGGATTCAAAAGGACATCGATATTGCCCGTCACTATTTTTCAACATAA